Proteins encoded by one window of Panicum virgatum strain AP13 chromosome 7N, P.virgatum_v5, whole genome shotgun sequence:
- the LOC120681775 gene encoding plasmodesmata-located protein 8-like yields MMHRPFRAVLAAAVVAGLVCAPGVAEAGTGMFIYAGCSPSKYQPGTPFEASLESLLTSVANAAPNAGYSTFTAGANGTGAAGAAVYGLYQCRGDLDGGDCAACVRDAVGQLGQVCPAAYAASLQLEGCYVRYDSSNFVGAPDTAMVYRKCSTSSSSDGGFLGSRDAVLGDLQQGAGAGAGGYKVASSGSVRGVAQCLGDLAAADCTACLAQAVGQLKGTCGTALAADVYLAQCYVRYWADGYYFRPAQDSQGDVGRTLAIVVGILAGLALFVVFVSFLRKTCN; encoded by the exons ATGATGCATCGGCCCTTccgcgccgtcctcgccgccgccgtcgtcgcgggGCTGGTGTGCGCGCCGGGCGTCGCCGAGGCGGGCACCGGCATGTTCATCTACGCCGGGTGCTCGCCGTCCAAGTACCAGCCGGGCACCCCGTTCGAGGCCAGCCTGGAGTCGCTTCTCACCTCCGTCGCCAACGCGGCGCCCAACGCCGGGTACAGCACCTTCACGGCGGGGGCCAACGGcacgggcgccgccggcgccgcggtgtACGGGCTCTACCAGTGCCGCGGCGACCTGGACGGCGGCGACTGTGCGGCGTGCGTGCGGGACGCCGTCGGGCAGCTGGGCCAGGTCTGCCCCGCGGCGTACGCGGCGTCGCTGCAGCTGGAAGGATGCTACGTGCGGTACGACAGCAGCAACTTCGTGGGCGCGCCCGACACCGCCATGGTGTACCGCAAgtgcagcaccagcagcagcagcgacggcggcTTCCTCGGGAGCCGGGACGCTGTGCTCGGGGATCTGCAGCagggcgcgggcgccggcgccggcggctacAAGGTGGCCAGCTCCGGCAGCGTTCGGGGCGTGGCGCAGTGCCTGGGCGACCTCGCGGCGGCCGACTGCACGGCGTGCCTGGCGCAGGCGGTCGGGCAGCTCAAGGGCACCTGCGGCACCGCGCTCGCTGCCGACGTGTACCTGGCGCAGTGCTACGTCAGGTACTGGGCCGACGGCTACTACTTCCGCCCGGCACAAG ATTCGCAGGGCGATGTTGGGAGGACGCTGGCCATCGTCGTCGGCATCTTGGCGGGGCTGGCACTCTTCGTGGTCTTCGTCTCTTTCCTTAGGAAAACATGTAACTAA